In one window of Erwinia tasmaniensis Et1/99 DNA:
- a CDS encoding YitT family protein — MDNTLQPLKIPHTHLEDVLAIFFGTLLVSFGITLLKQAGALTGGTAGIAFLMGYLGKIPFGLAFFLINLPFYWLAIGRMGMAFTLKTFSAVALVSLFTQLHPLFIHFSDLDPFYATLFGNVMMGIGFIVLFRHQASLGGINILALWLQDRYGIRAGQLQMAVDICVVLASLFAVSHEMLAASIAGAVVLNLIIAMNHRPGRYFV, encoded by the coding sequence ATGGACAACACATTACAACCGCTAAAAATTCCCCATACGCATCTTGAAGATGTGCTGGCGATCTTTTTTGGCACGCTACTGGTGTCATTCGGTATTACGTTGCTGAAACAGGCTGGCGCGCTCACTGGAGGCACAGCAGGCATCGCTTTTCTGATGGGGTATCTGGGCAAAATCCCATTCGGCCTCGCTTTTTTCCTGATCAACCTTCCATTCTACTGGCTGGCGATCGGGCGAATGGGCATGGCCTTCACGCTGAAAACGTTCTCTGCCGTGGCGCTGGTATCCTTGTTCACTCAACTGCACCCGCTATTTATTCATTTTTCCGATCTGGATCCTTTTTATGCGACACTTTTCGGAAATGTCATGATGGGTATTGGGTTTATAGTGTTATTCCGCCATCAGGCCAGTCTTGGTGGCATCAATATTCTGGCGTTATGGCTTCAGGATCGTTACGGTATTCGCGCCGGTCAACTGCAAATGGCGGTGGATATCTGTGTGGTGCTGGCATCCCTGTTCGCCGTATCGCATGAGATGCTGGCGGCGTCTATTGCCGGTGCCGTGGTGCTCAACCTGATTATTGCCATGAACCACAGGCCCGGACGCTACTTCGTCTAG
- a CDS encoding Lrp/AsnC family transcriptional regulator, translating to MTQIDNFDLKLLTLLEGNGRLTNQELSDIVGLSASQCSRRRINLEQAGLILGYHARLSPDAVGLGMIGLIEVRLINHTAEYVDSFHRMVAEQPAIVDAYKTTGDADYLLKVAVADLAGLSALISQLVAGHQSVAHVKTSVVLNRLKENGLMSVSGALLR from the coding sequence ATGACACAGATTGATAACTTCGACCTTAAATTACTGACATTACTTGAGGGAAATGGACGCCTGACCAATCAGGAACTGAGCGATATCGTCGGGCTGTCCGCTTCGCAGTGTTCGCGCCGTCGCATTAACCTGGAACAGGCTGGCCTGATCCTCGGCTACCATGCGCGGCTGTCGCCGGATGCGGTAGGGCTGGGAATGATTGGGCTGATCGAAGTTCGCCTGATCAACCACACGGCGGAATACGTTGACAGCTTTCACCGCATGGTGGCGGAGCAGCCGGCAATTGTCGACGCTTATAAAACCACGGGCGATGCCGACTATTTGCTGAAAGTGGCGGTGGCTGATTTGGCTGGGCTGAGCGCTTTGATCAGCCAGCTGGTCGCCGGACATCAAAGCGTTGCGCATGTGAAAACCTCGGTCGTGCTCAACCGTCTGAAAGAGAATGGGCTGATGTCCGTCAGTGGGGCGCTGCTGCGCTGA
- the dnaB gene encoding replicative DNA helicase, producing MAGNKPTNKSYENREPRDRQMEGLKLPPHSLEAEQSVLGGLMLDNERWDNVSERVVAKDFFSRPHRMIFAEMQRLLEQSKPIDLITLSESMETKGELSQVGGFAYLAELSKNTPSAANIGAYADIVRERAVVREMIAVANEIADAGYDPQGRSSEDLLDLAETRVFQIAETRANKDEGPKSVDQILEATIARIEVLYQTPQDGVTGVDTGYQDLNKKTAGLQRSDLIIVAARPSMGKTTFAMNLCENAAMLQDKPVLIFSLEMPGEQLMMRMLASLSRVDQTRIRTGQLDDEDWARISSTMGILLEKKNMFIDDSSGLTPTDVRSRARRVFREHGGLSLIMIDYLQLMRVPALSDNRTLEIAEISRSLKALAKELQVPVVALSQLNRSLEQRANKRPINSDLRESGSIEQDADLIMFIYRDEVYEENSEQKGVAEIILGKQRNGPIGTVRLKFNGQHSRFDNYAGPQYDDE from the coding sequence ATGGCAGGAAATAAACCCACCAACAAATCCTACGAAAACCGCGAGCCGCGTGACCGTCAGATGGAAGGTCTCAAGCTGCCTCCGCATTCGCTGGAAGCAGAGCAGTCGGTGTTGGGCGGTTTAATGCTGGATAACGAACGCTGGGATAACGTCTCGGAGCGCGTAGTGGCGAAGGACTTCTTCAGCCGCCCGCACCGGATGATCTTCGCGGAAATGCAGCGCCTGCTGGAACAGAGTAAACCGATCGATCTGATCACCCTGTCCGAATCGATGGAAACCAAAGGTGAACTGAGCCAGGTTGGCGGTTTCGCTTACCTGGCCGAGCTGTCAAAAAATACGCCAAGTGCGGCCAACATCGGTGCTTATGCGGATATCGTGCGTGAACGTGCGGTCGTGCGTGAGATGATCGCCGTGGCAAACGAGATCGCCGATGCCGGCTACGATCCGCAGGGGCGCAGCAGCGAAGATCTGCTCGATCTGGCGGAAACTCGCGTATTCCAGATTGCCGAAACCCGTGCCAATAAAGATGAAGGGCCGAAAAGCGTCGATCAGATCCTCGAAGCCACTATCGCGCGTATTGAGGTGCTGTACCAGACGCCACAAGATGGCGTTACCGGAGTGGATACCGGCTATCAGGATCTGAATAAGAAAACCGCCGGTCTGCAGCGTTCGGACCTGATTATTGTCGCCGCCCGTCCGTCGATGGGTAAAACCACTTTCGCCATGAACCTGTGCGAAAATGCGGCGATGCTTCAGGACAAACCTGTGCTGATCTTCAGCCTGGAGATGCCCGGCGAGCAGCTGATGATGCGTATGCTGGCGTCGCTGTCGCGCGTCGATCAGACCCGTATCCGTACCGGCCAGCTTGACGACGAGGACTGGGCGCGTATCTCCAGCACCATGGGTATCCTGCTGGAGAAGAAGAACATGTTTATTGATGACTCTTCCGGCCTGACGCCGACCGACGTGCGTTCGCGTGCGCGCCGTGTTTTCCGCGAGCACGGTGGGCTTAGTCTGATTATGATCGACTACCTGCAGCTGATGCGCGTTCCGGCGCTTTCCGATAATCGTACGCTGGAAATTGCCGAGATCTCGCGCTCGCTCAAGGCGCTGGCGAAAGAACTCCAGGTGCCGGTGGTGGCGCTGTCGCAGCTTAACCGCTCGCTGGAACAACGTGCCAATAAACGTCCAATTAACTCGGATCTGCGTGAGTCCGGCTCCATTGAGCAGGATGCTGACCTCATCATGTTTATCTACCGAGACGAGGTTTATGAAGAAAACAGTGAACAGAAGGGGGTGGCAGAGATCATCCTCGGTAAGCAGCGTAATGGCCCGATCGGCACCGTGCGCCTGAAATTCAACGGCCAGCATTCGCGTTTTGATAATTACGCCGGCCCGCAGTACGACGACGAATAA
- a CDS encoding quinone oxidoreductase, translating to MAKRIQISQHGAPEVMQLVNFDPVDPAPGEVQVGNKAIGINYIDTYVRSGLYPAALPAGLGTEAAGVVLRVGAGVSAVKPGDRVVYAQSPLGAYAEVHNVPVDKLALLPDAISFEQAAASFLKGLTVHYLLRQTYVVKPDEIFLFHAAAGGVGLIACQWAKALGAHLIGTVGSVEKARQAENAGAWATINYREENIAERVSALTQGKKLRVVYDSVGKDTWEASLDCLQRRGLMVSFGNSSGPVTGVNLGILNQKGSLYVTRPSLNGYITTREALTQASNELFSLIASGAIKVDVPAAQKFALAEAQRAHQMLEGRGTQGSSLLIP from the coding sequence ATGGCAAAACGTATTCAAATCAGCCAGCACGGCGCACCCGAAGTGATGCAGCTGGTGAATTTCGACCCTGTCGATCCGGCCCCTGGTGAAGTGCAGGTCGGGAATAAAGCGATTGGCATCAACTATATCGATACCTACGTGCGCAGCGGGCTGTACCCGGCGGCGCTGCCTGCCGGACTGGGAACGGAAGCGGCTGGTGTGGTGCTGCGGGTTGGCGCGGGCGTTAGCGCGGTAAAGCCCGGTGACCGCGTGGTGTACGCACAGTCACCGCTTGGGGCTTACGCCGAGGTGCATAACGTGCCGGTGGATAAGCTGGCATTGCTGCCGGATGCCATCTCATTCGAACAGGCGGCCGCCTCTTTCCTCAAGGGGCTGACGGTGCACTATTTGCTGCGTCAGACCTATGTCGTGAAGCCGGATGAGATATTCCTGTTTCACGCCGCTGCCGGTGGCGTTGGCCTGATCGCCTGCCAGTGGGCAAAGGCGCTCGGCGCGCATCTGATTGGCACGGTGGGCTCGGTGGAAAAAGCCCGCCAGGCTGAAAACGCAGGGGCCTGGGCCACCATCAACTACCGCGAAGAGAATATTGCCGAGCGCGTCAGTGCGCTGACCCAGGGCAAAAAGCTGCGCGTCGTGTACGACTCGGTAGGAAAAGACACCTGGGAAGCCTCGCTTGACTGTCTGCAACGGCGCGGGTTGATGGTCAGCTTCGGCAACTCGTCCGGCCCGGTGACCGGCGTCAACCTCGGCATACTGAATCAGAAAGGATCGCTGTACGTCACCCGCCCGTCGTTGAACGGCTATATCACCACGCGTGAGGCGCTGACGCAGGCCAGCAATGAACTGTTCTCGCTGATAGCCAGTGGAGCAATTAAGGTCGACGTCCCCGCTGCGCAGAAGTTTGCGCTGGCGGAAGCGCAGCGGGCACACCAGATGCTGGAAGGCCGCGGCACCCAGGGTTCCAGTCTGCTGATCCCATAA
- the pspG gene encoding envelope stress response protein PspG has translation MSEILFVVGFFIMLLMTGISLLGIIAALLVATLVMFIGGFFAIVIKLLPWLAMAVAAVWLYRTFCKPHTQGKKGLY, from the coding sequence ATGTCAGAGATCTTATTTGTCGTTGGCTTCTTTATCATGCTGTTGATGACCGGCATTTCGCTGCTGGGCATTATTGCGGCGCTGCTGGTGGCCACGCTGGTGATGTTTATCGGCGGTTTCTTTGCGATTGTTATTAAATTGTTGCCATGGCTTGCGATGGCGGTAGCGGCCGTCTGGCTTTATCGCACTTTTTGCAAGCCGCATACGCAAGGTAAAAAAGGGTTATATTGA
- the dusA gene encoding tRNA dihydrouridine(20/20a) synthase DusA, giving the protein MTEKLPAYRFSIAPMLDWTDRHCRYFHRQLTRQTLLYTEMVTTGAIIHGKGDYLAFSREEQPVALQLGGSDPAALAQCAKLAEQRGYQEINLNVGCPSDRVQNGRFGACLMGEARLVADGIKAMRDVTSLPVTVKTRIGIDDQDSYAFLCDFIRTVSEQGGCEMFIIHARKAWLSGLSPKENREIPPLDYPRVYQLKRDFPHLTLSLNGGVKTLEEAKVHLQHLDGVMMGREAYQNPGLLAQVDRELFGCTLPDTDPVAVVRSMYPYIERELAKGTYLGHVTRHMLGLFQGVPGARQWRRYLSENAHKAGAGVEVVEKALSLVADKVTAEG; this is encoded by the coding sequence ATAACCGAAAAATTACCCGCATACCGCTTCTCCATTGCCCCGATGCTCGACTGGACCGACCGCCACTGTCGCTACTTCCATCGTCAGTTAACGCGGCAAACGTTGCTTTATACCGAAATGGTGACCACCGGGGCCATTATTCACGGCAAAGGTGATTATCTGGCATTTAGTCGCGAAGAACAGCCCGTTGCTCTCCAGCTGGGTGGCAGCGATCCGGCTGCGTTGGCGCAGTGTGCCAAACTGGCGGAGCAGCGTGGCTATCAGGAAATCAACCTCAACGTTGGCTGCCCGTCAGACCGCGTCCAGAACGGCCGCTTCGGCGCTTGTCTGATGGGTGAAGCACGGCTGGTGGCGGATGGCATAAAAGCGATGCGCGATGTGACGTCGTTACCGGTGACGGTGAAAACCCGCATTGGTATTGATGACCAGGACAGCTACGCGTTTCTCTGTGACTTTATCCGCACGGTGTCGGAGCAGGGCGGCTGTGAGATGTTTATTATCCACGCCCGAAAAGCCTGGCTTTCCGGTCTCAGCCCGAAAGAGAACCGTGAGATACCGCCGCTGGACTACCCGCGCGTGTACCAGCTGAAGCGCGATTTCCCGCATCTGACCCTGTCCCTTAATGGTGGCGTGAAGACCCTGGAGGAAGCAAAGGTCCACTTACAGCATCTGGACGGCGTGATGATGGGGCGTGAGGCCTACCAAAATCCGGGCCTGCTGGCACAGGTCGATCGCGAACTGTTTGGCTGTACGCTACCAGATACCGATCCGGTGGCGGTGGTGCGCTCGATGTATCCTTACATTGAGCGTGAACTGGCTAAGGGGACGTATCTTGGTCATGTTACCCGACATATGCTCGGCCTGTTCCAGGGGGTTCCCGGTGCGCGCCAGTGGCGTCGCTATCTCAGTGAAAACGCTCATAAAGCCGGTGCGGGGGTTGAGGTCGTGGAAAAGGCCCTGTCTCTGGTGGCGGATAAAGTGACTGCCGAAGGCTGA
- a CDS encoding conjugal transfer protein TraF produces MINKFNKLFWFSPPVVLPALLFVSPGAMAAGHYYDARNDAMGGTGVASSTYGSAVLANPALMTKSQPQDEISIILPAVGAQISDKDKLVDKVDDIADTVDRYKSMLDNFTFADIPRLRAASGDLANRLRDIRGDKAWGQAGAALAVTVPNDRLPFAFVTKAYGTAYGTSNISQHDIDLLQGIANATAFPSFQDKLTSTGLGRAAIVYDFGIAMAHEFDIGGHPFSFGVTPKLQKTTLYNYSASVYSYKRSDLTNDKYKNTHTDFNLDLGAATDLGDNWTLGLSGQNLIAHNLDTKEVNGYRDTYQIRPLVTSGVSFHTERLTTALDIDLTPTKRFKIQQDSQYAGIGAEYRLLEWLQLRGGYRADMKSNDTNVFTGGVGISPYKKVHLDLAGMVGKDKTWGAVAQLNFTF; encoded by the coding sequence ATGATCAACAAATTCAATAAATTATTTTGGTTTTCACCACCAGTAGTGTTACCTGCTCTCTTATTTGTTTCGCCGGGCGCGATGGCGGCCGGTCACTATTATGATGCCCGCAATGATGCAATGGGTGGAACTGGCGTGGCTTCTTCTACCTATGGTTCTGCGGTGTTGGCTAACCCGGCGCTCATGACCAAATCACAACCGCAGGACGAAATCAGTATTATTCTGCCTGCGGTTGGCGCGCAGATAAGTGATAAAGACAAACTGGTTGATAAGGTCGACGACATTGCGGATACCGTCGATCGTTACAAAAGCATGCTGGATAACTTCACCTTTGCAGATATTCCTCGTCTGCGCGCCGCCAGCGGCGACCTCGCTAACCGGCTGCGTGATATCCGTGGCGATAAGGCCTGGGGCCAGGCCGGTGCTGCGCTCGCGGTTACGGTTCCCAACGACAGGCTGCCGTTTGCCTTTGTGACTAAAGCCTATGGCACCGCCTATGGCACCAGCAATATTAGCCAGCACGATATCGACCTGCTACAGGGCATTGCCAACGCGACGGCATTTCCCTCTTTCCAGGATAAGCTGACTTCCACCGGGCTGGGGCGCGCCGCAATCGTTTATGATTTTGGTATCGCGATGGCACATGAGTTCGATATTGGCGGCCATCCGTTTTCATTTGGCGTGACGCCGAAGCTACAAAAAACCACGTTGTACAATTACAGCGCTTCGGTTTATAGCTATAAAAGATCGGATCTGACCAACGACAAATATAAAAACACCCATACCGATTTTAACCTCGATCTTGGCGCAGCGACCGATCTGGGTGACAACTGGACGTTGGGCCTGAGTGGACAGAACCTGATTGCGCACAACCTTGATACCAAAGAGGTCAACGGCTATCGGGATACTTACCAGATCCGTCCACTGGTGACCTCCGGTGTTTCCTTCCATACTGAACGTCTAACTACCGCTCTGGATATTGACTTGACGCCCACTAAACGTTTCAAAATCCAGCAGGACAGCCAGTATGCCGGTATTGGTGCCGAGTACCGCCTGCTGGAATGGTTACAGCTACGCGGCGGTTACCGCGCTGATATGAAGTCAAATGACACCAACGTGTTTACCGGCGGCGTCGGGATTTCACCGTATAAGAAAGTGCATCTTGACCTGGCAGGAATGGTAGGAAAAGACAAGACCTGGGGAGCGGTCGCCCAGCTGAACTTCACTTTCTAA
- the zur gene encoding zinc uptake transcriptional repressor Zur, which produces MTSAEKILTQAEIICQQRSVRLTPQRLEVLRLMSQHNGAISAYDLLDLLRVSEPQAKPPTVYRALDFLLEQGFIHRVESTNSYVVCHHFEQPSHTSAMLICDRCGQVTEQPAEGVEDILKSLALKSGFTLGHSVIEAHGFCRPCEEIETCTHQGACHHDHSVQTKKRGR; this is translated from the coding sequence ATGACCAGCGCTGAAAAAATTCTGACGCAGGCGGAAATTATTTGTCAACAACGCAGCGTGCGCCTGACGCCCCAGCGTCTCGAGGTTCTGCGTCTGATGAGCCAACATAACGGGGCGATCAGCGCTTACGATTTGCTGGATTTATTGCGCGTTTCCGAGCCTCAGGCGAAGCCTCCCACCGTCTATCGCGCCCTGGACTTCCTGCTGGAGCAGGGCTTTATACATCGCGTAGAGTCGACCAACAGTTACGTGGTCTGCCATCACTTCGAGCAGCCTTCCCATACGTCGGCGATGCTAATATGCGATCGTTGTGGTCAGGTCACGGAACAACCTGCAGAGGGGGTGGAAGATATTCTGAAATCGCTGGCCCTCAAATCAGGTTTTACCCTGGGCCACAGCGTGATTGAAGCGCATGGTTTTTGCCGGCCGTGCGAAGAAATTGAAACCTGCACGCATCAGGGTGCCTGCCATCACGATCACAGCGTGCAGACGAAAAAACGCGGACGATAG